TGGCTACATTTGCTCTAGCTACAAATCATACCAGGCTACACATATGAGAGAACAATGAATAAACACAACACGATCTCCAACCACAACCTGAGATCCGGCTACTAAGCTCAGAATCTGCCTCATTTCTTTGCTGCGGACAAACCTTTGTTCATCACCTACAGGCTCAAGTTCACCCTTCCCAGCAAAATCATGGAGGAGTTTGCCCGGCGCAGGCAGGAATGGCTGAAGGAATGGGAAAACGCTCTGCCCGAGGACAAGCAAGCTGCGAAAGTCAGGGAAGCCGGGCTGCGTTTTGCCTGGTTCGACGAGCTGCTGGATAAATCTTTTGAAGTGCCAGGATTCCTGCAGAGCCAGGAGATCACGGATATCATCGCCACGGCTTTCCAGCACTTCAACGGACTGCGCTACCGGCTGATCGCGTATTGCGTCATGCCCAACCATGTGCATGCCCTCATTCTGCCTCTACAAGACGCAGAGGGAAACAGCTTTTCCCCCGCGCGAATAATCTATGGCTGGAAAAGGTACACGGCAAACCGGATCAACCGGTCGTTGGGAAGAACCGGCAGCCTTTGGCAGAAAGAGAGCTACGACCATGTGGTAAGGGACGAAAAGGAAATGATTAATGTTACCGAGTACATTATCCAGAATCCGGTGAGGGCGGGATTGGTAAAGAATTGGGAGGAATGGCCCGGTACCTGGATAGCTGAGGACTTGAGGCCAGAGTGTGTTCTGTAGCCTGAGGATTCCACTTGTAGCCAGAGGATTTTCCCTGTAGCCAGAGGATTACGATCCTCTGCCTGAAAGGGGAAAAGGGGAAAAGGGGAAAAGAGAAAAAGGGGAAACCCTATAGCCAGAGGATTCCGATCCTCTGCCAAATATTAGGAAGCCCCGCAAGCGGGGACCCCTGCTTT
The genomic region above belongs to Candidatus Syntrophosphaera sp. and contains:
- a CDS encoding transposase; this encodes MFITYRLKFTLPSKIMEEFARRRQEWLKEWENALPEDKQAAKVREAGLRFAWFDELLDKSFEVPGFLQSQEITDIIATAFQHFNGLRYRLIAYCVMPNHVHALILPLQDAEGNSFSPARIIYGWKRYTANRINRSLGRTGSLWQKESYDHVVRDEKEMINVTEYIIQNPVRAGLVKNWEEWPGTWIAEDLRPECVL